From Parambassis ranga chromosome 9, fParRan2.1, whole genome shotgun sequence, the proteins below share one genomic window:
- the bmpr1ba gene encoding bone morphogenetic protein receptor type-1B — MPVQGGRLKCCLSLCLWSRSPLLLLGLFSLHAQAHGNILDSMLLRASSKEAVESGKETFGSTVPASSTQRLLWCHCYLHCPEDSTNNTCRTDGYCFTMVEEDGGVPLQSAGCLGLVGSEFQCRDTWNSRHRRSLECCTDEDYCNKNLHPTLPPLKPPLYDGKIHHMALMISVTVCSIILAVIIVFWYFRYKRQESRPRYSIGLEQDETFIPPGESLKDLIEQSQSSGSGSGLPLLVQRTIAKQIQMVKQIGKGRYGEVWMGRWRGEKVAVKVFFTTEEASWFRETEIYQTVLMRHENILGFIAADIKGTGSWTQLYLITDYHENGSLYDYLKSTTLDNKAMLRLAYSSASGLCHLHTEIFGTQGKSAIAHRDLKSKNILVKRNGTCCIADLGLAVKFISDTNEVDIPPNTRVGTKRYMPPEVLDETLNRSHFQSYIMADMYSFGLILWEIARRCVSGGIVEEYQLPYHDLVPTDPSYEDMREVVCIKKLRPSFPNRWTSDECLRQMGKLMTECWAHSPASRLTTLRVKKTLAKMSESQDIKL; from the exons ATGCCAGTGCAGGGAGGAAGGCTGAagtgctgtctctctctctgtctctggagCCGGAGTCCTCTGCTATTGCTTGGACTGTTTTCTCTGCACGCTCAAGCACACG GTAACATATTGGACAGCATGCTGCTAAGAGCGTCCAGTAAGGAGGCAGTGGAGAGTGGGAAGGAGACGTTTGGCAGCACGGTTCCTGCTTCATCTACACAGAGACTGCTGTGGTGTCACTGTTATCTGCACTGCCCAGAAGATTCCACCAATAACACATGCAG GACTGATGGCTACTGTTTTACcatggtggaggaggatggaggggtgCCGCTCCAGAGTGCAGGTTGTCTTGGGTTGGTTGGATCGGAGTTTCAGTGTAGG GACACATGGAACTCCCGTCATAGGAGATCGCTCGAGTGCTGCACAGATGAAGATTACTGCAACAAAAACCTGCATCCTACACTGCCGCCTCTCAAACCACCGC TCTATGACGGGAAGATCCACCACATGGCCTTGATGATTTCAGTTACGGTCTGCAGCATTATACTGGCTGTCATTATTGTGTTCTGGTACTTCAG GTATAAGCGACAGGAGTCTCGTCCTCGGTACAGCATCGGTCTAGAACAGGATGAGACCTTCATTCCCCCAGGAGAATCTCTGAAGGACCTGATAGAGCAATCACAGAGCTCTGGCTCAGGCTCAGGGCTCCCTCTATTG GTCCAGAGAACAATAGCCAAGCAGATCCAGATGGTGAAGCAGATTGGAAAGGGCAGGTATGGAGAGGTGTGGATGGGCaggtggagaggagagaaggtggCTGTCAAAGTCTTCTTTACCACTGAGGAAGCCAGTTGGTTCAGGGAGACTGAAATCTACCAGACTGTCTTAATGCGACATGAGAACATACTGG GCTTCATAGCTGCAGATATTAAAGGAACTGGCTCTTGGACTCAACTCTACCTAATTACTGACTACCATGAAAATGGATCTTTGTATGACTACCTCAAATCAACCACTCTGGACAACAAAGCTATGCTGCGACTGGCCTACTCCTCTGCGTCGGGACTCTGTCACCTCCACACAGAGATCTTTGGCACCCAGGGCAAATCAGCTATTGCTCACAGAGATCTGAAGAGTAAGAACATACTGGTGAAAAGAAATGGGACCTGCTGTATAGCTGACCTGGGACTGGCGGTCAAGTTTATCAG TGACACAAATGAGGTAGACATCCCTCCCAACACAAGAGTTGGCACAAAGCGCTACATGCCTCCAGAGGTTCTGGATGAAACTCTGAACAGGAGTCATTTTCAGTCGTACATCATGGCCGATATGTACAGCTTTGGGCTCATTCTCTGGGAGATTGCAAGACGTTGTGTGTCAGGAG GGATTGTGGAGGAGTACCAGTTACCATACCATGATTTAGTTCCTACAGACCCTTCATACGAAGACATGCGAGAGGTCGTCTGCATCAAGAAACTACGACCATCCTTCCCTAATCGGTGGACAAGTGATGAG TGTTTGAGACAGATGGGGAAGCTGATGACAGAATGCTGGGCTCACAGCCCAGCCTCCCGCCTCACAACCCTACGGGTCAAAAAGACACTTGCCAAAATGTCAGAATCACAGGACATCAAGCTGTGA